Part of the Bacteroidales bacterium genome is shown below.
ACAACTAATTATTTCCAGGAATGGCATATCCTGTGCCATAAACACATGGTTCAAATTATTGTGGCTACATGAAAGAGTTTCCAATCTCGTACAATTGGTAAGTGTGAGTTCCTCTATTTGATTATCATCGCAAGCCAATGATATTAATTCAGTAAAACTGTCCAAATCTAAACTAAACAATATGTTTTCATAACAGTATAAATATTTTAAAGGGGAATTTACAGGCAATTTTATTTCGTATAAAACATTTCGTTGGCATTGAATCATACTTAATTTTTTGTTATTGGATAAATCCAGATAACTAAGTATATTGTCAGTTACCCGGATTTTATCCAATGATTCCGGATCACCGTAGATTTTTATGGTATGTCTTCCGGAAGAACTATAGGTATGAGTCTTGGCAGTTGGATGTATCGTTCCGGTTTCTTCGACAATACCATCGCCCCAATCAATAGTTACACTGCTATGTCCGGTATGAAGAAATAATTCCTGTATGGTAACTGTGGATATTGATGTTCTCATTTCAACCAACAGCTGACCACTTATCCGGGCACTCTTTAAACTACTTTCTTCTGAAAGGTCAGGATCTTCTTCTTTCTTGCATGATGACAAAACAAGCACAAGGCAGAAAATTGCATACAAATACTTTTTCATGATTTAAAAATTTAGGTTGTTAAAATGTTTTTTGACTTAGTCGTCTAATGATTCGCAATAAATGGTCGGAAAACTTTTTAATTCTCTTCCGTAAAGGTACGATTAATATATAACACGTAAGATACAAAATACCCTACCTTGTTCGTTTAGTTTTTTACATTAACCCTCTAAAAAATAAAAAAGGTGTCCCTGATAAATGTAAGCTGTGAGGTTCAGGGACACTCTATCATGAAAATTTCATGCCTTACTGTAAGGAAATGAGGAAGATAATTTACGGAAAGAATATCTGACTTACTTATATGACCCGATCCTTTGGAAGTCAGGATCCATCAAGACATCAAGGATTTTTCCTTAAGCCGAACTCATTCGTTTACATTATGGCTCTCATTCTTGTCACTCATCAAAATTGAGTAAGTAAATAAAAATGAAAAAAAGCAAGAGAAAATTACGACACCCCTAATTTATCTGCTTTCAGTAATGTATTTGCTTTTATGATATTTTTATCCTCTGTTGTCTGATACTGTTTTTCGTCGGTCACATTTTTGACCATAAAATGCAGCCGGTTCAGCACATTTACCTCACTCATCCCGCTGTCGAAGTCTAGGAAAAGCAGGTTCATATCCGGATAGCGGTCGCGGATACGTTTTTCCACGCCTTTTGAAACCACATGGTTGGCGATACATCCGAACGGTTGTACGCTGACCACATTATTCACCCCGCTTCCGGCAAATGCGGCTATTTCCCCGGGAATCAGCCACCCTTCACCAAACTGGTTGGCCAGGTTAAGTATCTCGGATGCTTTTTCGGACATATCTCGTATACTGTGTGACGGTTCATAACGCACATACTTTGACATGACCCGGTTGGTCCGTCCGACAAAACCATTCGCATATTTTTCCAGGAAATACACGAACATATCCGACCAGGAGGAACGGCGGATCTTTTGCTGTGTATTGACTTCGATGTTGACAAAGCTCTGAAGGAAAAAGTCGATCAGCGGCGGCACCACCACTTCTACTCCCTGACCCACCAACCAGTCTACCATATCAGAATTTCCAAATGCATTGTATTTGATGTATATCTCCCCGACAATACCGATGCGCGGATGGTAACGCTGGTCTGTTTCTATCCGGTTGAATTCGGCAACTGCCCGTTTCAACAGGGCATAAATACCGTTGATGTCTTTACGCAATATCTTGGGTTGTATCACCCTCAGGTACTTATCCAGAAGATGGTCCGAGCTTCCTTTGTTCACCTCCCTGGCCACCGAGGAGTAATACATGGTAGCTATGCTGTCCGTGTAGCACAAAGCGGCAAAGATCGTAGGCAACAGTTTCAACCAGTTCATATCGAATCCCGGCTGGCTGTTGATCACTTTACCTTCTGTTCCGATAGCGATCACCGGAACATCTTCAAACCCGGAAGCTATCAGCGCTTTCTTTATCAGCGACAGATAAGTAGATGCCCTGCATTGCCCGCCTGTCTGGGTAATCCCAATCGCCACCTGGTCCCGGTCATATTTTCCCGATTGCAGGGCTTTAATGATGTCTCCTACCACAATGGTAGCCGGATAGCATATCTCATTGTTGGCATATTTCAAACCTGCATCCACAGACATCTTATCAGGAGGAGGAAGATTCACCAGCTTAAAACCGCCCAGGGCAAAAATGGGAGGCAACATGCGTGAATAGATATGTGAAAAGCCCGGAGCCAGAATCGTACGGTGTTTATCCTTTTCCTCAAAGAAGGCGACCTGCGTACGTTCTTTTGCCAGAGTAGATTCGGCAACATTGCGCAGGGTAAAGGATTCCAGCATGGAACGCAGGCGAAGGCGCAACGATCCGGTACTGGTGATCTCATCCACACGTACCAACGTGTGTGTTTTACCCTTACTCCGTAATAATTCTTTCGTTTCATTGATGGTAATGGCATCGGGTCCGCAGCCGAATGAGTTGATCTGTACCAGCTGTACATTTTCCGGTTGTTGTCCGACCCACGCTGCAGCCTGATAGATCCTGTTGGGGTAAGTCCACTGGGACAACACCTGTAATTCCGGTAAGGAGGTCAATTCGCTGACAGCATCTTCGGACAGCACATCGGCGCCCATTTCACAAAGCATATCAGGCACCTTACTGTTGATCAGGGAGTCGGTATGGTACGGCCGGCCGGCCAATACGATCAGCGTCCTGTTCTCCTCAGTGGCTTTCCTGATGACTTCTTTTGCCTGATCCAGTAGCTTCTGCTTATGGTTTGCCTGTGCCCGTTGTGCATACTGGAATGCCTTACGGAAGGTCTGCTTATCAACTCCCAGCATCCTCAAATAACGGTAACAGGCCCTTTCCAGCAAATGTTCATCGGCAAAAGATACGACAGGGCTATCCATAGGGATACCCCAGCGTGCTTCCGGATTTACGGAACTGCGTATGACTTCGGCATAGCTGCTGACAATCGGGCAATTGTATGCATTAACAGCCCCCTTGCTTTCAAAACGTTCAAAAATAACCATCGGATAAAAGATACGCTCCACTTTACGTTCGGCAAGGTCATAAATATGTCCATGCACCAGTTTTGCCGGAAAACAGATACTGTCGGACATGATGGTACCCAGTCCTTTTTCATACATCATCACGGTTGAAGGAGAAGAAAGTACCACTTCCATGCCGCACTTACGCAACAACGTACTCCAAAACGGCAGGTTTTCGAACATATTGAGGACACGTGGTATGCCTATTACATGACGTGGGGTTCCGGACGGCTTCCTGACACATTTATTCAATAATTCATTCTTATACTGGTACAGGTTGAATCCCGGTACAGCTGCATTTCCTTTATTGGTGAACACTTTTTCACATTTGTTCCCCGAATAATAGGCATTTCCGCTCTGGAACTTAAATCGGGTCACTACACATTGATTCTCACAACCTTTACAACGTAATTGTTTGCTTTGAAATTCCGTTAACTGGTCGATCTGGTCAAGTTGTAACCTGGACATTTGTGTACTTCCGGCTTTTTGCCATTGCTTTTTCGCAATCACAGCAGCCCCGTATGCACCCATCAATTCCGGAATATCCGACATCGTTACTGATCTCCCTGAAAGTAATTCCAATGCACGCCGCACGGACGGATTGCGGAATGTTCCCCCTTGTACGGAGATATGGTCACCAAGATCATCCATATTGGTTACATTCAACACTTTGATCAATGCATTTTTGATTACAGAATAGGATAATCCTGCGGCTATATCTTCTAATGAAGCATTTTCCCGTAACGATTGTTTGACCTTTGAATTCATAAAGACAGTGCACCTCGTCCCTAAATCACAGGGTGCTTTGGCAGAACAAGCCTTGCAGGCAAACTCTTCCACCGGCATTCCAAGATTTTTACCGAAAGTCTCAATAAAAGACCCGCAGCCGGAAGAACAGGATTCGTTCAATTCGATCCGCTGGATAGATCCGTCACGGATAAATATGGCTTTCATATCCTGTCCGCCTATATCGAGTATGAAAGAAACATCAGGATTGATATGCCGCGCTCCGGCATAATGAGCGATGGTTTCTACCACCCCGTTATCCAATCCGTAAGCAGCCTTGATCAACTCCTCGCCATAGCCAGTAACCAGGCTCCTGTTGATGATTAAATTCTTCCCGCATGCTGCCAGTTCTTTCTTAAATTCGGTCAATCCGGCATGTACCGTTTCCATGGGTTGCCCCTCGTTGTTACGGTAGAATCCGAATAATAACTCAAGATCTTCACCCAGTGCGACGATCTTGGTCGTAGTGGATCCAGAATCAATCCCCAGGAAACAATTTGTTCCCTGATATTCACTCAAAGCGGTTCGTTTTACCTTTACCGGGGTAGTCTCTTCTTGCCAGAGTTTCCATTCCTTATCCGATGTGAATAACGGATCAAGCCTGTTAGTCGCAATGATCCGGTTCCTGTTCGGCTGTTCGGCAATAAGGTCGATCAGCTGGGGCATGGAAAAAATATTTTCGCCCTTATTACTCAATGCGGCTCCCAATGCAGGGATTACCTCCGGATGTTCGGGTTTTACCAATTCTTCAGGAGTAATGCCCAGTGTACGGACAAAAGAGGTGGTCAATTCGGGAAGAAAAGTAAATGGTCCGCCGATGAACATTACCTGTGGCTGCACATCATACCCTCTGGCCAGCGTATTAATGCTCTGTACGGCAACAGCATGGAAAACTGAAGCAGCAATATCTTCTTTCGGTATCTTCCTGCTGATCAGGTTTTGTACGTCCGTTTTTGCAAATACACCACATCTGGATGCAATCGGATAAATCTGCTGGTGACAAGCAGCCAGTGAACTCATTTCTGCTGTTTCAATATTCAGCAGTGAAGCCATCTGGTCTATAAATGCCCCTGTACCACCGGCACAGCTACCATTCATACGTATGTCCGGCATCCGGTTTTCCGGAAAGAAAATCATTTTAGAATCCTCGCCCCCGATGTCGATTAATGTGTGTACCTGAGGATACATTTGCTGTACGACTTCAGTCGCGGCAATTAATTCCTGTATGAAGGGTATACCGGTGCTCTCGCAAATACCCATACCAGCCGAACCTGTGATAGTAATGGTCACAGGGTTCTCTCCCACTATAGGAAGGGCATCGGTAAGGATAGCGGATACCGTTTCGTATATGAGTGTATTGTGCCGCATGTAATGGGTATATACCATCCGCGATTGATCATCGATGATTGCGGCTTTAGCTGTTGTTGAACCAACGTCCAGGCCTATTCTATACATTGTCTATATATTGGGAAATGATCTGTATAATTAATATATGTGTGTGTGATTAATTCTGAATATATTTCATCAGGAAATCAAGGATGTGCTGTTTCCTGCTTCTGATAAATTCGGAAAAGGCATCTTCGCTTTCATTCAGGAAAAATTTGGTGATCATGGGCTTGAATACGAATGGCATAATGCACATTCCGATTACGCTGGCCCAGAATTGAGCAACATCAAACCCTTCCCGCTGAAAAGACTTCATTTCAGAAGTGATCTGATTTTTCAACTTCTCAATATCCAAGTCTTTAGCCAGGATTAACCGGACCAAGCGTTCCGGGGTAGCATTCAGGTCGTGTACCAGGAAACTGACATAATTTGGATTCTCAAGCATAAAATCGAGATAAGCATCCACAAACCGCTCCAATTTCATAGAAAGTGCGATATCAGCATTAATAATACCCGTTAAATTGGTTGCGAATGAATCAACGACCTGTCCGAATACCGCGTCGAATAATTTATCCTTATTACGGTAATAGTAATGCAAAGATGTACGGCTGATATGTGCTTCATCCGCTATTTCCTGCATACTGGTTCCGGCCAGTCCTTTATGTATAAAAACAGAGGTAGCCGCTTCCAGTATTTTGGATTCCACATCAATGGATCCATCTTCAATATAATGATTATTTGACATTTAGAGTGATCAATGTTTTTTGACAATTGAGTTTGACAAGAGTGTCAAAGATAGTTTGTTTTATTTTATTACACAAATATCTCATATAATAAAAAGCGGCAATAGTAACAAAATACTATACAATAGACTTATTTTCAAACCATTAAAAAAACACACATTCTGAGAATTTCATGTGTTGAATAAATTTATTGACAGTCATATATTTTCTACTATGAAAAAATATATATCTTTGTATGCATCTTTCATTACGGGGTGTGGCGCAGTTGGTAGCGCGCTACGTTCGGGACGTAGAGGCCGTGTGTTCGAGTCACATCACCCCGACAATTGATTGAGATCAAAAGATGTTGTTTGGCAGAAGTTTGTTCATCTTTTGTAAAGATCAATATTCAAAACAATGTAAAAAATCGATTTTAATATACTCTAAAACAAGCATATGGCAAAATTAGTCGAAGAACCCGTTTCTCATAATACCATTACTAATGGTACCGAAATAATAGGAGATATTAATTCGAACGGAGACATTCGTTTGGATGGTTTATTGAAAGGTAACCTCAATACCAAGGGTAAAGTGGTGGTTGGCCCGACAGGCAACGTGATAGGAACTATCAACTGTAAAAACTCCGATATCTTTGGTAAGGTTGAAGGAAAGATCACAGTGTCGGATCTATTATCACTCAAATCGACAGCCAATCTGAAAGGAGATATTATCACCAATAAATTGTCTATCGAACCCGGATGCAAATTTACCGGAACCTGTTCTATGGATGCAAACGCTAATACGGTCGGAACACAACCTAAGAGCAGCAGTCCTGAAAAATAATATTTAAGATATAATAATATAAAAAAGAGATGGTTTTTCAACCATCTCTTTTTTATATTATTATTCGGCTTACCGTTTATTGCGTAGCCACCGTTGCACTCACACTATATACTTTTTCGTCTCCGTTTTCTGCAGTTACCGTATATTTCACTATCCGTCCCGAAGAAAAATCCTGACTTATACCTGATTCCGGACTAACAGAAGCCTTATCCGATACTTTTATTGTAGGAGTCAAAGATCCGACTTGTGAACCTTTGGGAAATTGTTTAGTGATTGTTGCAGCACAATTCCCATCGCACCAGGAAACTCCGTCAACCGTAAAAGATACAATATCACATGCAGAACTCTTACTGTCTTTTTTCTTCTTGCACGCTGAAAAACCTACCACTGCAATAAATAGTACTGCTAAAAACAATTTGGTTCTCATATTTCAATCATTTATTGATATTTCTTATTAATATAGTTATATGATGAGCAAAGATAAAACACTTTTTTTAATTTTGATAAAAAATGATAAATTATTATTTATATCATATGGCTAATTGCGAAAAATCATGTAGGTTTGAAGGATGATGCGTATAGATATTCTTACTGTTGTCCCTGAACTGTTGGAAAGCCCTTTTAGTCATTCTATTATCAAAAGGGCAAAAGCCAAAGGTGTGATAGAACTGGTCGTACATAATATCAGGGATTATGCCACAGATAAACACAAAAGGGTGGACGATTATGCTTTTAGCGGTGATGCCGGAATGGTAATGATGATTGAACCGGTTTACCGTGTTATCAGTGAATTAAAAAAACAACGTGGGTATGATGAAGTTATCTACACTTCTCCTGACGGTGAATTGTTCGAACAAAAAGAAGCCAACCGGTTATCTACTCTTACCAACATCATCATACTATGCGGACACTACAAAGGGATAGACCATCGTATCCGCGAACATTTGATCACTAAAGAAATATCTATTGGCGATTATGTACTTACAGGTGGCGAATTGGCTGCATCTGTGATCTGTGATGCTGTTATCCGCCTGCTCCCGGGAGCATTGGGAGATGAAAGTTCTGCCCTGACCGATTCGTTTCAGGATGGGTTACTGGCTCCGCCGGTATACACGAGGCCTGCCGAATTTAATGGCTGGAAGGTTCCTGAAATATTGTTAAAGGGAAATTCTGCAGCTATTGAACAGTGGAAATTTGAGCAATCCCTGGAACGGACAAAACGTCTCCGTCCGAAACTACTTGAATGAACAGTCAAAATTGAAAGTGCAGTGTCTGGAATAATTTCAAAATGGGAACCGTTGGTCAACGATTTTGTGGCTTATCTTAAAATAGAAAAGGCCATGTCTGCTAATACCATTGAAGCGTATTTAGATGATCTGAACAAATTACAGTCCTATTTGAACGAAATTGATTCCGATGTATCACCCATGGAGATAACCTCCGGGATGCTTTCCTCTTTCCTTGTCCGGATGGGCGAAAAAGGAATGCAGGCACGTTCCCAGGCACGTATGTTATCAGGCATCAGGGCTTTCTACAAATATATGCTCATGGAAAACCTGATTGATACTGATCCGACCCGAATGGTAGACTATCCCAAAACCGGACGCAAACTACCGGATGTACTGACTGTTGAGGAAATAGACACACTACTAGCGAATATTGACCTGAGCAGACCTGAAGGACAACGTAATAAAGCCATCCTTGAAACGATGTATAGCTGCGGATTACGGGTTTCAGAACTGACTGGATTAAAGATATCCGACCTATTCCTAAAGGAAGGCTTTATCCGCGTAAAGGGAAAAGGGAGTAAAGAACGCCTGATCCCGATCAGTCCGAAAGCTATTCATGAGATCACCCTATATTTTTCTGATCGTGTACAGCTTGATATTGCTAAAGGCCATGAAGATTTTCTTTTCCTCAACCAACGGGGGAAAATGCTTTCTCGGGTCATGATCTTTACGATTATCAAGAAACTGGCAGAAACGGCGGGTATCAGGAAAAACATCAGTCCCCATACATTCCGCCATTCTTTTGCGACACATTTGATAGAAGGAGGTGCGGATTTAAGGGCCGTCCAGGAAATGCTCGGACATGAATCCATACTAACCACCGAAATATACACCCATCTGGATCGTAGTTTCTTGAGGCAAACGATCATAGAATACCATCCCAGAAGCAGAATAAACAGAAATATGAAGCATCATGATTGAGCAGGATACCAATAACGAAAATATCCTCCAGCAATTGAAACACCTTTCATTAATCAATTTCAAGAATTATGAACAGGCTGAATTTGAATTTTGTAGTAAAATCAATTGTTTTGTAGGAAACAACGGAACCGGAAAAACCAATGTATTGGATGCGATCTATTATCTGTCGATGACCAAAAGCTGTTTCCACACCGCCGACACGCAAAATATCCGTTATGAAAATGATTTTTTTGTCATACAGGGAGAATATGACAGGAAAGGAACAACCGAAAACATCTACTGTGGCGTAAAACGCGGGCAAAAAAAAGTTTTCCGGCGCAATAAAAAGGACTACGAGCGTTTATCGGAACACATCGGGCTTTTACCGGTGGTAATGGTATCTCCGGCAGATAATCAACTGATCACAGGTGGAAGCGATGAACGTCGCCGGTTCATGAACGAAGTGATTTCGCAATATGACCACCAGTATCTTCTTGAAATGATGAATTACAATCGTGCTTTGGAACAACGAAATGCTTTGTTGAAGAAGTTCGCCGAAGATCGTTATTTTGATAATGACATGTTGGAGATATGGAATGAACAGCTTATGCTTACCGGAAACCGCATTTTTGAGCACCGGTTGAATTTTTGTAAAGTATTGATCCCTGTTTTTCAGGATTACTATGAGAATATATCCGGAGGCAATGAGAAAGTGGAATTGATCTACCGCTCACAATTACAGGATAAAGATTTTGCATCATTATTGCTTGAATCGGCCAGCAAAGACCGTCTTCTTCAATATACTACCTGTGGCATCCATAAGGATGATCTTTTATTACAGATGAGTGGTTACCCGATAAAGAAATCGGGGTCGCAGGGACAACAAAAAACCTTCCTGGTTTCTTTAAAGATGGCTTATTCCGATTTTATACGGCAACATTGCAAAATTGCTCCCATCCTTTTACTGGATGATATTTTCGACAAATTCGACACGTCGCGTGTCAGTCATATAGTAAAGTTGGTAGCAGATAAGAAATTCGGCCAGATCTTCATTACTGATACCGGCAGGGAACATATTGAAGATATTTTAAAAACAACGGGCTCTGAATATCAGTTATTTGAAATTAATAAAAAGAATAACTGATAAAAAATTTATAGTAGATTTATACCAGTACAATACAGGTGCTTATCTTTTATTAGGTCAGCTATTTATCGAATTCAATTACCCAAAAGCAGTCACTGATTGGGTATTTCCATTTTCTGTATCTCTGTTTCCGGCCCGTTTACGACCAATAAACCATCATCGGTAATCTTCATTGGGTCCATAAATACCATTCGTTGTTCGCCGGTCTTTTGTGTACGCCCATGATAAACACATAACATTTGTCCGTCGGATAAATGCAGGGCCATACAATGTCCTGTTCCTGTAACCTCCCCGCCGCTTTCAGTATTTTTCTGTAAAACAGGATTATTGTCTGCTTTTTTGAATGGACCCAGTGGATGAGTGGATGTGGCATATCCCACTGCATAATTTTGCCCACCGAAGAAATTCGCAGAATACATCATATAATAAGTATCATTATGCAGGAATATATAAGAACCCTCTGTCCATCTACGATTTACTTCATGGGAGGTAACCGACCTGCTCTCCCACTCGGCCTGTTGATCATCCATCGTCAAAGGCGGACGCAATAACAATACCGGTTCGCCGATAATTCCTGAAAAATCAGGTTTCATCTCTACTCCATAGATCCAACTTTCTTCGATTTCGTTGTACCATCCCTTTTCCTTTGCCCAGGAGGCGACTTCACTTTCTACCGGATGTTTATAGCAACACCGGGAATAGTAAAGGTATACCTTTCCCGAATCGTCAAAATAGACATTGGCATCTATAATCGGGTAACCCGGATCGAATACCGGTTCCGGATACATTTCCTGAAAAGGACCGGTTGGAGTATCACTAACAGCCACCCCGATCATGAAATTTTCTTCTTCTTTATTTGGGTTATGCTTCCAGTTAGCACTGAAAAAAAGATAATATTTTCCATCCCTTTCGTACACTTCGGGTGCCCAGAAACAATCCACTGTCCAGGAATCAGAAGTTGCTCCGCGATATATAACACCTTCGTCTTTCCAGTTGACCAGGTCTGGTGAAGAATAAGCCTTAAATCCGTTGTTAACACCACCAGTACCATACATATAGAAAATGCCATCAGCAGCCCTTAAAATAAACGGATCACCAAATGATACCGGTAAAGGATTCCGGTAAGATATCTCCATACCGGCAGACTTTTTCCCTGACGATTGATTTTTACATGACAAACAAAAAACCGTCATACAGATCATGAATGAACAGAAGTATTTCATAAACAACAATATTTATTTCGAAACGATAACTTTGTCAAAGTTACGATTATTTTGTTATACCTGTATAAGATACACAAATATTAGTAGGCATTCTTATCATTAAATACCATCAATGCAGTTTTCAATATAATTTCAATATCTAACCAAAACGACCAGTTTTCAATATACCACAGATCTGCTTTGATACGTTTTTCCATCAGGTCGATCTCTTTCGTTTCTCCACGATATCCATTTATCTGAGCCCAACCTGTGATCCCGGGCCGAATAAAATGACGCGACATATATTCATCCACCTTAGGTGAATATTCACTGGTATGTAACAGCATATGTGGACGAGGCCCAACAATAGACATATCACCCCTAAAGACATTGATGAATTGTGGTAACTCATCTATACTGGTTTTCCGCATAAAATTACCGATACGGGTTTTCCTGTTATCATCGGCAGTCGCCTGTTTAGTATGTGCATCAGAACTACAACGCATGCTCCTGAATTTGTAACATTGGAACGATCTCCCTCCTACTCCTGTTCTTTTTTGCTTGAAAAAAACAGGTCCGGGCGAACTGATCTTAATTAAAATACCCATCAACAGATATACCAAAGGAAATAAGGTGATCAAAAAAATCAAGGAAAAGATAATATCAAATCCTCTTTTTAATACGGCATTATGTGCATAACTCAACGGGATCCTATGTTGTGAAAAAACGGGTATTTCCCCGAT
Proteins encoded:
- a CDS encoding acyl-CoA dehydratase activase, with product MYRIGLDVGSTTAKAAIIDDQSRMVYTHYMRHNTLIYETVSAILTDALPIVGENPVTITITGSAGMGICESTGIPFIQELIAATEVVQQMYPQVHTLIDIGGEDSKMIFFPENRMPDIRMNGSCAGGTGAFIDQMASLLNIETAEMSSLAACHQQIYPIASRCGVFAKTDVQNLISRKIPKEDIAASVFHAVAVQSINTLARGYDVQPQVMFIGGPFTFLPELTTSFVRTLGITPEELVKPEHPEVIPALGAALSNKGENIFSMPQLIDLIAEQPNRNRIIATNRLDPLFTSDKEWKLWQEETTPVKVKRTALSEYQGTNCFLGIDSGSTTTKIVALGEDLELLFGFYRNNEGQPMETVHAGLTEFKKELAACGKNLIINRSLVTGYGEELIKAAYGLDNGVVETIAHYAGARHINPDVSFILDIGGQDMKAIFIRDGSIQRIELNESCSSGCGSFIETFGKNLGMPVEEFACKACSAKAPCDLGTRCTVFMNSKVKQSLRENASLEDIAAGLSYSVIKNALIKVLNVTNMDDLGDHISVQGGTFRNPSVRRALELLSGRSVTMSDIPELMGAYGAAVIAKKQWQKAGSTQMSRLQLDQIDQLTEFQSKQLRCKGCENQCVVTRFKFQSGNAYYSGNKCEKVFTNKGNAAVPGFNLYQYKNELLNKCVRKPSGTPRHVIGIPRVLNMFENLPFWSTLLRKCGMEVVLSSPSTVMMYEKGLGTIMSDSICFPAKLVHGHIYDLAERKVERIFYPMVIFERFESKGAVNAYNCPIVSSYAEVIRSSVNPEARWGIPMDSPVVSFADEHLLERACYRYLRMLGVDKQTFRKAFQYAQRAQANHKQKLLDQAKEVIRKATEENRTLIVLAGRPYHTDSLINSKVPDMLCEMGADVLSEDAVSELTSLPELQVLSQWTYPNRIYQAAAWVGQQPENVQLVQINSFGCGPDAITINETKELLRSKGKTHTLVRVDEITSTGSLRLRLRSMLESFTLRNVAESTLAKERTQVAFFEEKDKHRTILAPGFSHIYSRMLPPIFALGGFKLVNLPPPDKMSVDAGLKYANNEICYPATIVVGDIIKALQSGKYDRDQVAIGITQTGGQCRASTYLSLIKKALIASGFEDVPVIAIGTEGKVINSQPGFDMNWLKLLPTIFAALCYTDSIATMYYSSVAREVNKGSSDHLLDKYLRVIQPKILRKDINGIYALLKRAVAEFNRIETDQRYHPRIGIVGEIYIKYNAFGNSDMVDWLVGQGVEVVVPPLIDFFLQSFVNIEVNTQQKIRRSSWSDMFVYFLEKYANGFVGRTNRVMSKYVRYEPSHSIRDMSEKASEILNLANQFGEGWLIPGEIAAFAGSGVNNVVSVQPFGCIANHVVSKGVEKRIRDRYPDMNLLFLDFDSGMSEVNVLNRLHFMVKNVTDEKQYQTTEDKNIIKANTLLKADKLGVS
- the trmD gene encoding tRNA (guanosine(37)-N1)-methyltransferase TrmD, yielding MRIDILTVVPELLESPFSHSIIKRAKAKGVIELVVHNIRDYATDKHKRVDDYAFSGDAGMVMMIEPVYRVISELKKQRGYDEVIYTSPDGELFEQKEANRLSTLTNIIILCGHYKGIDHRIREHLITKEISIGDYVLTGGELAASVICDAVIRLLPGALGDESSALTDSFQDGLLAPPVYTRPAEFNGWKVPEILLKGNSAAIEQWKFEQSLERTKRLRPKLLE
- a CDS encoding DNA replication/repair protein RecF produces the protein MIEQDTNNENILQQLKHLSLINFKNYEQAEFEFCSKINCFVGNNGTGKTNVLDAIYYLSMTKSCFHTADTQNIRYENDFFVIQGEYDRKGTTENIYCGVKRGQKKVFRRNKKDYERLSEHIGLLPVVMVSPADNQLITGGSDERRRFMNEVISQYDHQYLLEMMNYNRALEQRNALLKKFAEDRYFDNDMLEIWNEQLMLTGNRIFEHRLNFCKVLIPVFQDYYENISGGNEKVELIYRSQLQDKDFASLLLESASKDRLLQYTTCGIHKDDLLLQMSGYPIKKSGSQGQQKTFLVSLKMAYSDFIRQHCKIAPILLLDDIFDKFDTSRVSHIVKLVADKKFGQIFITDTGREHIEDILKTTGSEYQLFEINKKNN
- a CDS encoding glycoside hydrolase family 43 protein yields the protein MEISYRNPLPVSFGDPFILRAADGIFYMYGTGGVNNGFKAYSSPDLVNWKDEGVIYRGATSDSWTVDCFWAPEVYERDGKYYLFFSANWKHNPNKEEENFMIGVAVSDTPTGPFQEMYPEPVFDPGYPIIDANVYFDDSGKVYLYYSRCCYKHPVESEVASWAKEKGWYNEIEESWIYGVEMKPDFSGIIGEPVLLLRPPLTMDDQQAEWESRSVTSHEVNRRWTEGSYIFLHNDTYYMMYSANFFGGQNYAVGYATSTHPLGPFKKADNNPVLQKNTESGGEVTGTGHCMALHLSDGQMLCVYHGRTQKTGEQRMVFMDPMKITDDGLLVVNGPETEIQKMEIPNQ
- the xerD gene encoding site-specific tyrosine recombinase XerD; the encoded protein is MSKWEPLVNDFVAYLKIEKAMSANTIEAYLDDLNKLQSYLNEIDSDVSPMEITSGMLSSFLVRMGEKGMQARSQARMLSGIRAFYKYMLMENLIDTDPTRMVDYPKTGRKLPDVLTVEEIDTLLANIDLSRPEGQRNKAILETMYSCGLRVSELTGLKISDLFLKEGFIRVKGKGSKERLIPISPKAIHEITLYFSDRVQLDIAKGHEDFLFLNQRGKMLSRVMIFTIIKKLAETAGIRKNISPHTFRHSFATHLIEGGADLRAVQEMLGHESILTTEIYTHLDRSFLRQTIIEYHPRSRINRNMKHHD
- a CDS encoding TetR/AcrR family transcriptional regulator is translated as MSNNHYIEDGSIDVESKILEAATSVFIHKGLAGTSMQEIADEAHISRTSLHYYYRNKDKLFDAVFGQVVDSFATNLTGIINADIALSMKLERFVDAYLDFMLENPNYVSFLVHDLNATPERLVRLILAKDLDIEKLKNQITSEMKSFQREGFDVAQFWASVIGMCIMPFVFKPMITKFFLNESEDAFSEFIRSRKQHILDFLMKYIQN
- a CDS encoding polymer-forming cytoskeletal protein is translated as MAKLVEEPVSHNTITNGTEIIGDINSNGDIRLDGLLKGNLNTKGKVVVGPTGNVIGTINCKNSDIFGKVEGKITVSDLLSLKSTANLKGDIITNKLSIEPGCKFTGTCSMDANANTVGTQPKSSSPEK